One part of the Desulfonema ishimotonii genome encodes these proteins:
- a CDS encoding inositol monophosphatase family protein, with amino-acid sequence MDLEYIKRIGTAAAYNGGRVLHSCLGNISDIRKKGDIDLVTEADTGSEKEILATLLTRFPDHAILAEESGLSPGDADCQWIIDPLDGTTNFAHGLPQFSVSIAFAHRGRVVVGVVLNPVSGELFTAVSGKGAHLNGRPIRVSQTETVSEGLLVTGFPYNFKEIFSEVIGRFARCLKASRGVRRLGSAALDLCFVACGRFDGFWEQNLKPWDTAAGMLIAKEAGARVTDFSDMPFTADGPEILASNGKLHEEMLSLLKSEDTTV; translated from the coding sequence ATGGATCTTGAATATATCAAACGGATCGGCACTGCGGCAGCCTATAACGGGGGCCGGGTGCTTCACTCCTGTCTTGGCAACATCTCTGACATCCGTAAAAAAGGGGATATTGACCTCGTTACCGAGGCGGATACCGGCTCTGAAAAGGAGATACTGGCAACCCTTCTGACACGATTTCCCGATCATGCCATCCTGGCTGAGGAAAGTGGGCTGAGTCCGGGCGATGCCGACTGCCAGTGGATCATTGATCCCCTGGACGGCACCACCAATTTCGCCCACGGACTGCCCCAGTTCTCGGTTTCCATCGCCTTTGCCCACAGGGGCCGGGTCGTGGTCGGGGTTGTCCTGAACCCCGTGTCCGGTGAGCTGTTCACGGCGGTTAGCGGGAAGGGCGCACATCTCAACGGACGGCCCATCAGGGTCTCGCAGACAGAAACGGTTTCAGAGGGCCTTCTGGTAACCGGTTTTCCCTATAATTTTAAAGAGATTTTTTCTGAAGTCATAGGCCGCTTCGCCAGATGCCTGAAGGCCTCACGGGGGGTCCGGCGTCTCGGATCTGCGGCGCTGGATCTCTGTTTTGTGGCGTGTGGCCGCTTTGACGGATTCTGGGAGCAGAATCTGAAACCCTGGGACACTGCGGCCGGCATGCTGATTGCGAAGGAGGCCGGGGCGCGGGTCACGGATTTTTCAGATATGCCGTTTACGGCTGACGGGCCGGAAATCCTGGCGAGCAACGGAAAACTTCACGAGGAAATGCTTTCACTACTGAAGTCAGAGGATACAACAGTATGA